Proteins from one Ahaetulla prasina isolate Xishuangbanna chromosome 2, ASM2864084v1, whole genome shotgun sequence genomic window:
- the FAM193B gene encoding protein FAM193B isoform X1, translating to MTRRRNKAVGATGARRERAGGAAPPEPPAPPAGPGLPETPEVAAAAAAASGAEQGRASQVLPTSNQSVQTCCLLCHRERKDWLGPSHNGLVSPGERLPPDFVPTLVQNLLGEMPLWICQSCRQSVEEEERRAVQEQALAVSLSHTACKSQSCGAGSHSSSSSSSSSSCHGNSGDWDPSSFLSAHKLSGLWNSQHANGAAQGSSLGGTPVVPGDKHPGLPPECVNQAPAVGGGLKACPYSHALTPAPSGTPDSPLPTSLDFCKTLPKQFKSMCRRPTPPGEAFHSSEHHRHVDLTAPPNSPTGLPSQPPALLPAKQMPAHTGPYSSPPHVHLSSSPQAAPFPTPALSPHAPAPKPGAESPPTGSCKSPHLSTANVPLLKIPPPVGCTHPCNGHCSGSLGPPTASHQLPSTNRDPACKGHKFPNGTSCHAPQSCEADEGLGEDEDSSSERSSCTSSSTTQKDGKFCDCCYCEFFGHNAPPAAPTSRNYAEIREKLRSRLTKRKEELPQKLGHSSSSGEPAVDHRDVDELLDYINSTEPKPLNSAKAAKRARHKQKKKEKEKAQLEAEAQKRVDRSPPTGQDQELPEEKLLEWPQLELERVNSFLSSRLQEIKNTIKDSIRASFSVYDLNLDVNDFPKKAAVLEQKNLLSHLNGSSELQEIDLDLSPLSLNAPHNHSLLRNEVGPRWAESPGEVVPPPASENGVVKRLNAVPNLSRMIWVQSPKPTDSPQEIGTNHESKEAALGRGMEVLEQVPIMGKQRKGKRQGCLAKKGEAISSNDNSGSKGMGQKNPSKGNLSEAPRGSSHAEQGDGARGLRQSQGWSCGGSKADKEKSIEGKNRRGEGRADQTEQEPALSGPGDRHLPHIAIPDDLPQPKGKGKKSRNKMEKTSPSIDDVFLPKDLDSVEMDETDREVEYFKRFCLDSAKQTRQKVAVNWTNFTLKKTTSSAAQ from the exons GTTCTTCCTACTTCCAACCAGTCGGTGCAGACGTGCTGCTTGCTCTGCCATCGGGAGCGCAAAGACTGGCTTGGGCCATCCCATAATGGGCTGGTATCCCCAGGTGAGCGGCTGCCCCCAGACTTTGTACCAACATTGGTACAAAACCTTCTGGGAGAGATGCCCCTGTGGATCTGCCAAAGCTGTCGGCAGAGtgtagaagaggaagaaagaagagcagTCCAGGAACAGGCTCTGGCG GTCTCACTGTCACATACAGCCTGTAAGTCACAATCCTGCGGGGCAGGCTCCCACTCCTCTTCGTCTTCATCATCTTCATCCTCGTGCCACGGGAACTCGGGAGACTGGGACCCTAGCTCCTTCCTGTCCGCGCACAAGCTCTCGGGGCTCTGGAACTCCCAGCATGCAAATGGGGCAGCTCAAGGGAGCTCCCTTGGGGGAACACCTGTTGTACCAG GTGACAAGCACCCCGGCCTTCCTCCGGAGTGTGTCAACCAGGCCCCTGCTGTAGGAGGTGGGCTCAAAGCCTGTCCTTACAGCCACGCGCTCACCCCAGCTCCCAGCGGCACCCCAGACTCACCTCTGCCTACCTCACTCGACTTCTGCAAAACGCTTCCCAAGCAGTTCAAGAGCATGTGTCGGAGACCCACCCCGCCAG GAGAGGCCTTCCACTCCTCGGAGCACCACCGGCATGTGGACCTCACTGCTCCACCCAACAGCCCCACAGGCCTCCCCTCACAGCCACCGGCACTCCTTCCTGCAAAGCAGATGCCTGCCCACACTGGGCCCTACAGCTCTCCTCCTCATGTTCACTTGAGCTCTTCACCGCAGGCGGCCCCATTTCCTACACCAGCCCTTAGTCCACATGCACCGGCCCCCAAACCAGGAGCAGAGTCCCCTCCTACTGGATCTTGTAAGAGCCCACACTTATCCACTGCCAATGTGCCACTCCTGAAAATTCCACCTCCTGTAGGCTGCACCCATCCCTGCAACGGGCACTGCAGCGGTTCCTTGGGTCCTCCTACCGCATCACATCAGCTACCCAGCACCAACAG ggACCCTgcctgcaagggtcataagttcCCAAACGGTACAAGCTGTCATGCACCACAGTCCTGTGAGGCAGATGAGGGGCTTGGGGAGGATGAGGACAGCAGCTCTGAGCGTAGCTCCTGCACCTCATCCTCCACTACCCAGAAAGATGGGAAATTCTGTGACTGCTGCTACTGTGAGTTCTTTGGCCACAACGCG CCTCCAGCTGCTCCAACAAGCCGGAACTATGCTGAGATCCGGGAAAAGCTGCGCTCCAGGCTGACCAAGAGGAAAGAGGAACTTCCTCAAAAGCTGGGGCATAGCAGTAGCTCGGGAGAACCAGCTGTAGACCACCGGGATGTAGATGAGCTGCTGGATTACATTAACAGCACTGAGCCGAAGCCTCTGAACAGTGCTAAGGCTGCCAAGCGTGCACGCCACAAGCAGAAGAAGAAG GAGAAGGAAAAGGCCCAGCTAGAGGCTGAGGCTCAGAAGCGTGTGGATCGAAGCCCGCCTACAGGTCAAGATCAGGAGCTGCCTGAAGAAAAGCTTCTGGAGTGGCCCCAGCTAGAACTAGAGCGAGTGAACAGCTTTCTGAGCAGCCGACTACAGGAGATCAAGAACACAATCAAGGATTCCATCCGCGCCAGCTTCAGCGTCTATGATCTCAATTTAGATGTGAATGACTTTCCCAAAAAAGCTGCCGTGCTGGAACAGAAGAACCTTCTCTCCCACCTCAATGGCTCCTCTGAGCTGCAAGAGATTGACCTTGACCTGTCTCCACTTAGCCTGAATGCGCCCCATAACCATTCATTACTGAGAAATGAAGTGGGTCCTCGATGGGCTGAAAGCCCTGGAGAGGTAGTACCACCGCCAGCCTCCGAAAATGGTGTGGTGAAAAGGCTCAATGCTGTACCCAATCTCTCTCGCATGATTTGGGTACAATCACCCAAGCCGACAGACTCTCCCCAAGAGATTGGAACTAACCATGAATCCAAGGAGGCAGCACTGGGCAGGGGAATGGAAGTGCTAGAACAAGTGCCGATCATGGGAAAGCAGAGGAAGGGTAAGCGGCAGGGCTGCCTGGCAAAGAAGGGGGAAGCTATCTCTTCTAATGATAATTCTGGCTCCAAGGGGATGGGGCAGAAGAATCCCTCCAAGGGCAACCTTTCCGAAGCCCCAAGGGGCAGCAGTCATGCAGAGCAAGGCGATGGTGCCAGAGGGCTGCGGCAGAGCCAAGGATGGAGTTGCGGTGGCTCTAAGGCAGACAAAGAGAAGAGCATTGAGGGGAAGAACCGGAGAGGAGAAGGCAGAGCTGATCAGACTGAGCAAGAGCCTGCTCTGTCCGGGCCTGGGGACCGGCATCTCCCCCACATAGCCATCCCAGATGATTTGCCTCAACCAAAGGGCAAAGGCAAGAAGAGTAGGAACAAAATGGAGAAAACAAGCCCTTCCATTG ATGACGTGTTCCTGCCCAAAGACTTGGATAGCGTGGAGATGGATGAGACTGACAGAGAAGTGGAATACTTCAAGCG